aatagctggaagttgaacctagacaaattgaacTTGGAAATAAGGTACAGATTTTTAACTGTGACGATAATCAACTATTGGAACAACCTAGTCATTGGAGTGAGGGCGTTAAACCAGAACGGATCTCCCTctaaaacagtggctctcaacttttcctGACTACTGTACCactttcaggagcctgatttgtcttgcgtaccccaagttacacctcatttaaaaactactcgcttacaaaatcagacataaaaatataaaagtgtccCAGCCGCACTATTcctgacaaattgctgactttctaatttttaccataaagttataaaataaatcaattggaatataaatattgtacatacatttcagtctatagtatatagagcagtataaacaagccattgtctctatgaaattttagtttgtactgactttgctagtgctttttatgtagcctgttgtaaaactaggcaaatatctagatgagtggcTGTACCCCCTGGAAAGCTTTTGCATATCTTCATGGGTACATGCACccgtggttgagaaccactgctctaaaaagTATGCCCTCATTCAACCAGAAGTTACTtggctggatgcaggaatcactgggtgaaatcctctggcctgtgctgtgcaagAGCTCAGAGTAGATGATCCCCAGGGTCCTTTCTGAACTCAAAATGTTTGCAACGGTAAGATTCTCATCTTACGTAGCTAGGTGTAAATCTGGATTCTACTTTTAAAATCTGgactctgctcccacccctcagacagagatcaacacctacaaaatcttcaccaagcattctcaaaaactacaatacctgcacaaggaaataaggaaacagatcaacagagccagacgtgtacccagaagcctcctactgcaagacaaacccaaaaaagaaaccaacaggactccactggccatcacatacagtccccagctaaaacccctccaacgcatcatcagggacctacaacccatcctggacaatgatccctcactttcacaggccttgggtggcaggccagtcctcgcccacagacaacctgccaacctgaagcatattctcaccagtaactgcccactgcaccatagtaactctaactcaggaaccaatccatgcaacaaacctcgatgccaactctccccacatatctacaccagcgacaccatcacaggacctaaccagatcagccacaacatcaccggttcattcacctgcacatccaccaatgtaatatacgccatcatatgccagcaatgcccctctgttatgtacatcggccaaactggacagtctctacggaaaaggataaatggacacaaatcagagattaggaatggcaatatacaaaaacctgtaggagaacacttcaacctccctggacacacaatagcagatctaaaggtagccatcctgcagcaaaaaaacttcaggaccagacttcaaagagaaactgctgagctccagttcatctgcaaatttgacatcatcagctcaggattaaacaaagactgtgaatggcttgccaactacaaaagcagtttctcctcccttggttttcacacctcaactgctagaacagggccacatcctccctgattgaactaacctggttatctctagcctgcttcttgcttgcttatatatacctgcccctggaaatttccactacatgcatccgacaaagtgggtattcacccacgaaagctcatgctccaatacgtctgttagtctataaggtgccacaggattctttgctgcttttacagatccagactaacacggctacccctctgatacttgaaaccatTAGTTGCAACACCTAAAAGCTCAGAAatgtatttacttattattattagtagtattaagGATTTGGGAAACCACAACCTCTCACCAGTTCTTGGAAACTGTTTTTTGAGGatttgttttggggggaggggagaggttatATACAGGATACATTTTATAATTTAGCTCTGCACAGCTGAATATTTAAAAGTCTCACTAACTAGCCATTTCCTGCATCCGCAGGAAGTCTTGCTTTATTGTCTGTAGACAGTGAGATTAGATAGATAACCTGAGCGTATTGCTAGTACAGGGCAGAAGGCACTTTTCCAAGTGAAGAAATAAAGCCTCTGACCTGGGGAGAAAAATCCAATCCATAGTGACACCTCAGGCTCATAGATCAACTAGCTGCAGCAATCCCAGCATTGCACTTGCTCACAGTTTCCTCTGCCAGCTCTACAGCTCCCCCAAAGCCCCAGTTTCATTTCTTCACTGCATCCCCAGCCTCTGTAAAGAAGGTCTTTCCATGTTCAAATTGCCTTTTGCCTGTGTAGGCAGGCAGCCAGAACCAGCCTTGCACTGACTTATGTAAGGAAGGATAATCCTGCAACCAAACTGCAGAAAATCCACCCTTTTGAACAGTCAGGAAGTGAAGGTGGCTCCTTGCTACAGTCCTGctggagagctgatggggggttTGAGGTGAATTCTCTGCCTCTGCTGGTGTCAGCTTCTCTCTCACCTGCTGGGGAGAACTTATCCCCGAGCCTCACACCGCCACCTCTGTCCAGGACAGGTGAAATTCTGTGCTCTGCCTCTAGGAGGtgcagcccaggggtggggtggcaaagGTGACTTTAAGCAACCATTGCATCCCCAGATTCTAAGGTGACCTTTCACCCCTGCTTCCAGGCACTAGAATACACCAATAGCCAGGAGGGTCACTAGGGAAATTGGAGACAGGAAAGAATGTTCAGCTTTGAAGAGACAAGGACTCTGATCTGGGGAACAGGTCTTTGCCACAGAATGTGCTTAAAATCATACTAAAGGTCCAGAGAAAAGACCACAAGGAAGAAACTTAAGGGAGCAGAACCCCTACTGAGGACATGATTTTCACGGGTGCAGCAGATCTACACCAGGAGTTTGTATGATGCCAACTCctgtgattttatcacaagtgtCATGATATTTAGTGCTTGTCTTTAagcacccagctcctggagccatgtgattaccagagaatctcagctttgttttaaaagaaaagtatGTTTCTAGTCCTTAAGGTTATGGAGAAAAGTTTCAAACAATCACAGAAGTGCCTCATAAAGGTCCTAAGCCAGAAGACAAATACAAAGATCCCAAATTTTTGAATTCTTGAAGTTGCCAGTCCTGGGTTTGCACCAGTTCAGCTCTAATCGCTGTAGCTATGTCAGCCgctaaattgcagtgtagacataatcttaGCATGGCACTCAGAAAAACCTTTCAGAAACCTTCAAATTATGGGAACTGTGGCCCAGCTTTTCTCCAAAAGATATGACACTTCCTTTAATCATgcttctcctttttttaaaaaaagaagcaaacaCCAATCATCGGAGAATGTAGGTTGGGCAACTTCTTTCTACAGTGAAAAAGCAGCCTTTTCAGAAGGACGTGGGTCGGCTGACACATCTAGAAACTTGACATCATAGAACTGTTCAGTGAGTCTTCGCATTTCATTTTCAACGCTCACAAAAGGAAGAGGGTCCCTGCGATCTCCCGGAGAACCCAGATCTACCAGAAGAGAGATTCACCCGCCGAGGGAACCAGGACCATGAGGATTTTCTCGGTTTTACTTTGGATTCTTTTCCCAGGTGAGAGTGACATGGTCTTTTTGTGGCTCACTAGAAATACAATGCAAGTATTGGGTTTGCCAGCTTCACCAACAGAGCTTGAAAGTCTCAGCTATGCTCTTGCTGTGGTTCTAACTCACCCAGGAGATGGAACTTACAAAGTGGGCAGGTCAGTAAAGATTTCAGCACAgaatctgtgtctgtgtctgcggAGAAAGTTttctatgaaaacaaaacaagggAAATTTCAGCTGAAAAGGAGAATTTTTCAGAACATTCTCAGCACAGCTGGATAAAGAACAGCAAACAATATTCATTACAATTATTTGATGAAAACATTGCCAGCATTTGGAACCAATATTATTTGCAACAAATATTGAGGCTAAGAATGTAGCCAGATTCTAAAAGGGATTGGAGATTTAGATGGATATTGAGAATATGCAGTTATCATAATTAGCATCAACCAAAATTTTGGACAAAAAAAGACAGCACACACTTCTGGGCTTAAGGCGATGCCTAGCTATTCCAGATCAGGAAGAGACCAGTGTGGGGGGCAGATTGTCCCACAGCTGCACACTGCAGGGTTCTCACACTTTTCTCTAAAGCACGTGtctctggccactgttggagacagaatactggatgTTGGGTCTCATCCAGTCTGGTTATTCCAATGTTCCTATAAGATGAATTCTAGCTATGAGCATATGAAAACAGGAAGTTATAATAAAAGTCAGTCATGTTGTAACCTTGACCATATGGGGCACTACCCATGTGACAGTTATAACTAATTCTATAGGGTGTGATTATTTCTAGCTACAGAAAATTGCTTTCCTCACTGTAGAGTCTGAACATCTTTCAAAGAATGTTTGCAAAAGTGCACCAAATAGTACAGTTTGGAACTTTTCAGACTTTCTATGAGACAACATCACACTGCAGATGAGTTCTGCGATAGGTGTGGCATCCCAACCTGGTGCATTTTGGGGCATCACATTATAGTAGGAACTAGCTGAATCAGTGTGTAGGTAATAGTGCACTGCTTCCCCCTGACTGGTTATTGGGGCCATTCAGCACCAGTGACTAAAGTTCCTGGTGCGTGATCATTTATCTGTGTAGTACACACACGcacgcagagagagagagagagagaaaatggaataGTTATTGAAAGGGCCTATAGCCAGAAAAGGTCCCTAAAGAGATAAGAACTGGGAAAGATTGATCAGTCACTGATGAGACAAGGCCTCTGGTTTGGGGAACAGGCCTTCACCACAATATGGAGCTAAAAAAACCTGTAGCTCCAGGGTGAGGGCCACCAGGAGTGAGCTCAAGGGAGCAAACCCCTAATGTAGACACGCTTTGCACTGGTGCATTCTGTCTACATTAGGTGATTGCGGTGTTGCTATTTATTGAGGTTTTATTGCAATTCTCTCAATagttggtgttttttcttaacaCTCCAGTTTCTAGATACCTGTGATTTGGGGAgagtttcagctttcatttaaaaaatgtttctatcTGTCATAGTTGTggagaaaaagcttgaaaacatgatgcAAGTGcaacctaaaggctcaaaatccaaaaggcaaagaaaaacaaGCATACATtaattacttaaaaaaacaaaacaaaaaaaccttcatgacttttaagccaatctcattattgggggcggggggggggggatgttgactcatgacttttgattacacttgggtatgtctatacttaaaTTGTTACTGTGTCACAGCTATGCCGCTGTAGCACTTcactgtagacactacctatgccaatgggagaaactCTCACATTGGcgcaggtaatccacctccataaGAGGTGgtactaggttgacagaagaattcttctattgacctagcactgtctacacagggggttaggttggcatagctacttctctcagggtgtggatttttcatactccTGAGTGGTGTAGCTACGCCAATGTATGTTCCCAGTGTAGACTAGTCCTTTTTTAAATGGGGGAAAATGTATTTTCAAAATGACTAAATTAAAAATCGCTGATGAGATTTTGCACAAAAAACATCGTCTCTGGTCTCACACAAAGCCAGGATAATTTTGGCTGAAGAGGAAAGTTATTCAGAACATTATCAGCAGAGACAGTTAAATAATGGAAAACCTTATTCACTAATAactatttgattaaaaaaatagccAGAATTTGTGACAAATATTATTCACAACAAACTGTTTGACCAGCTCTGGCGACGAGCATGTGAAAATAGGATGGGATAATGGAAGCCCTACTGAAACCTTGATAGAAGGGACACCATCAAGTATTTGATGTAATTAGTTTTCTAGGCTGTGTTTTGTCTACCTAGTTGCTAATATGGCCCTTACCATCAAAGTATCTTTCAAGCAACTTTCAAAGgctgcatttaaaaattaaataaataaataactgtaACAAAAGTGAACCAAACAATACCAATGTAGGGCCTAATCCTAGAAACACTTCCACATgcataattttaagcacatgattgAGCCCACTGATTTACTCTAAGCATGAGTGCCAATGAAACCAAAAGGAGATCTCCTGTACTTAAAAGGAAGCTCATaagtaaatatttgcaggatagAGAGGTGGCACTTTTCTGACCCCTTGTCTAGACTAGCATTTATAGATATTACGTTAGATCAAGCTAGCTAGCTCTATTTAACTAACACCTTCCAAACTGTATTTTAGAAAGGGCTAAACTAGTCAGGTTTATATTGCTGGGATATCCCAGCATGGTGCATGTTGGAGCATCACACTGGagcatggaggggagggggagagggagagaacccctgaaatggaaaatgaaaacaaaatgtcattttaggtgaaaatgaaaaaagaaaaattcatgttGAAAAGTCAGTTTGAAATTGAACTCGTCTTTCAATGTTCAATTTTCCCATGCGGAAAATCCAAATATTGTTTTGAAACAGAATTTTTCCTGCCCCATTCACCTGCTCCCACGCAGCCCCAGGGGAGAGGCACTATTGCTCTTAGTCCCTTTGCACAGATTTAAAAAGTCAGGTTTTGGGACAGGTGAACCTGGAAGCTGCAGGCTCTGACCCCCCTGTCCGCCCCGCAAAAGGCTGAAGCATCACccataacccctcccccacacacacacacccggacATGTGGGGGCAGGTCACCGGGTCTCACTGTCTCTGTCCCTCGCAGGCTGCTGGGCGGTGATGGGCCCCGGGACAGTGAGCGGCCCCGCGGGCGGGTCGGTGGCTGTGCGGTGCCGGTACCGGGCGGGCTATGAGGATTATCCAAAGTTCTGGTGCCGGGAAGGTTTGCTAGCAGGCTGGAGCTGTTCCAACGGTCACATTGTTCAGATCAACGGGTCGGAGGCGGAGGTGACGAATGGCAGAGTTTCAATCCGAGACAATCGCACCCAGCGCGCGTTCACCGTGACCGTGGAGAACCTGACACCGGCAGACGCCGGCACGTACCTCTGCGGGATAGGGAATTATTCGGAACGTGATCCCAGGACCACTCTGACACTCACCGTCTCCCCCAGGTAAATCCCAGCGCTGCCCCCCAGCAGTGTTGGGGCtgccgggctcggggcagggccgggggtgctgggcgggggaagggggcgggtgTCTAGACCGGCAGATCTGCTGTAACGCGGGCGGGGCCAAGCGCAGCAGCCCGCTCTGTGCAGGGCCCGGCCCAGGGCTGCAAGGGGCCGGAGCTGCCCCCGGACCGGCCATCGATCCCCTCCGCGGCTCCCCGCAGCGCCCTTTGCCCAGCGCCTcccggcccctgcccagccccgcagCTCTAATCACCCCACTACTGAGCCCCCCAGGCTCAGTCCCCCTCCCCAGTGGCTGCCAGGccctctcactggacactcacacaAAAGTTATTGTTTGCTGGCTCCAAAGAGACAGAACACACACCAGCCTGTTTAGCTGAAGACTTAACCTCTCAGTTTGATACACAGCCCTGAGCTGATTTTGTAATAAAACCAGAGTAGCTTTGTGAACAAAGAGCAGATATGCAGGCGATATAAGGAAGAACAGAGGAAACAAgtcacacaaaacaaaaacaggctTTCGAGtgactgaaacttaactcagcaAGTTGCAATCTTggtctaagcaggtttctcacctatagtcAGTTCCCAGAGACATCAGCCCCCTTGGCTGAAGGATCCACTTTTGTCCCATTACCAGAGCTCTGGCCTCTTGTGTCCCAtgagtgatggatgccaaaatggctttctGCTTCTATTTCCCAAAGTCTATAGTCTCTGTTTCAAGTGGTAGGAAGGCatcctggggtgcaggctccatccACACTCATGATTGTTAAGCTGTCTCCACCCTgtgcccccgcagcccctcgTTAAGATTGATGGTGCattgtttaccttatatgtagATGTACTTTCCATTGTCCTCTGAGGTATCACCTAGTTTATTTCAGATTGGAGACACAaacaacattcctttgtctgggACAGGCTGGGTTTATGCACGGCTTGCAAACCACCTTTGAAGAACATATTTTCCAGCACACGTCTATAGTTCTTTGTACACTGCCCATACCTCCAGCGTGCAATAATATTAACGAGCAGCTTGTTACCAGTTCACACAGGATACCATATATGTCACCGGTCAGAGACAGATTCTAGCAACAGTGTGTAGGGACAATGAGTGTGTCATGCCTGACATGAATTATGGCCTGGGGTGCCCTGTGCCAGATGGCATTGAGGGGCTCCCTGGGTCACAAGTGGCtcttgtcttgtcttgtcttgACCAAGGGCCTGTATTTGATGAATAGAGGGGGTCTTATCCAGACATGAACTATCCAACTCTGCTAATCTTCTGTCACCCCCTTCACAACCTTGAGAAACTCCCCCTTGTTTCCTAGATTTTCCCACACAACTGTCTGatttccccctcaccccgtccccCATGCAAGAGAGGAATTAATGCTGGAGGATGCAGCCTCCCATTACATCTGCCAGTTCTTACtcgggcaaaactcccattgaaattcatgCAGAGTCTGCCTGAGTGAGGACTGTGGAATCAGATGAACAGTTAGACCCAGGATCAAGACAGGCCCAGAGAGGTGGGAGGGAGGTGAGATAAGCGAGTAGTTTTAAATGCCACTGAATTGCAAAGATTTGTGCAAAGTAAGGGGGGTAAAAAGACTTTGCTATGAATGACAGGGTCATTATTCATGANNNNNNNNNNNNNNNNNNNNNNNNNNNNNNNNNNNNNNNNNNNNNNNNNNNNNNNNNNNNNNNNNNNNNNNNNNNNNNNNNNNNNNNNNNNNNNNNNNNNgacaagggagaggttactagcacttcaccttgtccttttctcCTGCCATTCAAGAGGAGGAACAGAAGTACCAGAAGTAGAAACAAGCTGACTAGCAATTGATGTAGAATCATCTTGAGGTGGAagggtctttttgcagtaaaaagcatgggtccaggcagtcagtccttggcacttcacagcagtgttggtagtcagcaggacttggtaaAGGCCtctccagcgtggagccaaagcagtcttttactggtggacctttacatagaCCCaatctcctggttccaaggagtgacAGGGCTGTTCAGGGTTCTTGGGTAATGCTTCTTTCACCTGTCAGTAAAAAGACTTAACTCATTTTATTAGTGCCTGGCAGTAATTAAGCATcatatcatccatcaaatgagTGTCCATCTGAGCAAGGACCAGTGGGGGAGCTACTGGAAGTCACATCAGGCTCCCTGTCAAATCTCATGTGGGCTAAGACCAGTCTTTTGGCGGGGAGTGGCCCTTATGCTCATCAATGCTAACAGCAAAGCATCTGGCCATTTTAGGTTTGTCTCTGCACAAATTTTAgccattttgtttttcagaatacCATTGTGACGTTCCACTGTCCCAGGAGATTGTGGATGGTGAGGGCAGTGGAGGTTGTGTTGAATCTGCAAGGCTGCACATAATTcttttacaatctgtccagtaaaatgagtgcCATGGTCACTGTTGATACACACAGGTATACCAAATCTCGGTAAAAAGTCTTTGAGCAAAATTTTCACAACAAACTTGGCATCTGCCCTCCTGCAGGGGAATGCCTCAACCCagcttgaaaagaaaaaaaaaacaagtaatAGTAATACATATTCATAATTACAACATTTAgatatttgaataaaatcaatctgaatatttataaACAGTCCAAATggaggggctgaggggtggggatgggctgCTTGTCTGGTTATAACAGCTTTACCAACATTGTGTTGCTGGAATATTGAACATTGTTGGCAGTAGTGTTGGGCCACAGAAGGAAAACCTGGGGTATACCAATCACGTCCCACTGCAGCAagcatcccccctttgctcacatgTGACACCCCATGATGAGGGTGGGCAAGACAGGGCAAAAGCATCCATGGTGCAACCAGccagacgtcctggatgcaccaAAAATGGTCAGGGCGTAAGGTGCACCAAGCAACACTCCAAGACTCATGGCACCAAATATTGTGGAAGAAACAAACTCCACTCTCAAgttggaagcaacaaaatcagagacagctttattcaAGCAATTGCAAGGGAAGAATACAGCTGGCTgagagcatctctgcctcagtttctccaaagtacaagcaaaatCACACAAGCACTTATACCTCTTTGTGACGTGCATTAATTAAaacatctgcattttatttaggctatttcctatctattccagtattttctcactttctGTTCTCAAAACATCATTATCTCAAGGCTGGGTCACACTGACTGTTCTGCTGTTTCTCATTCACTTCTGATGTGATCCCTGCTTCTACAGGTCTCACaatattaggctaagacttagctcaacagttgctctgtctctgacacttaaatagctgcacttaaaccctctctttctttccctgcttccacagaggTGTTTGAATATTTGCCAGTGTAAATACCTCAGTGTGCATAAACGGATTGCACGCTGAGTTCTTATGGAAACAATAATGTCTTCATTtgattatatttataaagaaacacAGTATGAGACAATGATCATGGGAGAAATATGGCCATTTTATTTTTTGGAGAATAGCCTTGACCCAGTCATTTTCCAAAGGGCAGCtctgatctccttgttcctcagccTATAGATGACTTGAATCATCATTGGTGGTGCCATGGAGTAGAGAACAGCCACCAGGAGATCCAGACCTGATgttgagctggaggtgggtttaaTGTAGGCAAAGATGCCAGTggaaacaaacacagagactACAGTGtggtgagggaggcaggtggagaaggctttatgccggccctgctcagaggggattctcagaACTGTTTTGAAGATCTGACCATATGAaacaattattaaaacaaaacaggtGAAGGCTAAGGACACACTACAGGCAAGAGCTGCAGTTTCAGTGAAGTCCAAATTAGAGCAGGAGAGTGTGAGGAGCTGGAGGATTTCACAAACCGTCCTGACAACCTGCCCTAGTTGGCCCTAACTCCAAAGAGGGGAAACAGCGCCTGTCCTGGACCTCACCTgatggcagcatccctggaaggaCCCTGGCTAAAAAACAGTTAGGACTGAGGCCTAGGGGGTGTCCCAAGAGGGTTGCAAgaataaatatgtatttatagCACAGAGATGTGATCTTTAGCTAACAGAACTTGGGAGGAATTCAGGGTGGCATAGTTTTTTCTGTAGCTGATCTTCAGCTTCTGTTGGTATGAATGGCCCAACTGAATATCGGTGATGTCTtcttatataagaacataagaacggccgtaccgggtcagaccaaaggtccatgtagtgaggtggcctggccCACAAAGGCCCCAGAGGGCGAAGAGCCCAGCTGGAGGCCGGACTGGGCGGAGCCATGGGGTTCTGGGCCCACCCAGGAAAGAGTCAAGCCCTGACCCGGAAGTACAAAGGCAGGCCCTCCGGGCTCAGTGAGGCCCCGGCGGTCAGCGAGGCCGGACGTCcatgaccgagctcctgctggggaggccGCAGAAGGCAGCAGCCGACCCAGCCTCCCCCTCGCCcactacccagaggaggactggccaagcctgccccgctcccgctacccagaggaggactggccaagcctgccccgctcccgctaCCCCGAGGAAGAGTCGAGCCGGACCGTGGCCACCAACCCCGAGGATCCGCTGCGCCCACCTGTGCACCCATACCCCGAGGAGCCGATGGtggtggacccccctgccgaAGCCATGACGACTCAGGTACCCGAAGAGGGGGGAACTGGAAGTAGCCCgtgggtagccgaccccagtcaggctgcagacacacccgagcccatgtcagtgtgttgcggcctggatccccactgacagcagcgagtctttgcgctactagggccccgggctgggatgcaatGGTGTgggagggcctgcatcccccctgccacccattccttgggtggcagactccccacTCCCCTTGGCCTGAGTGGGCTTTATAGACTTaccctgaactgctgctcagccctgcctaagggtctgagccttgtaactgtgtttgctgccccgcccagagctagggcttgggctttatagacttaccctgaactgctgctcagccctgcctgaggatctgagccttgtacctgtgtttgctgccccactctgagctagggcttgggctttgtgGGCGCCTAGACGGTACTACCGATGTGTAGGGGGGCGGCCTGGTCCCCAGGCACCCAGCGggcgaagagcgacccctcagCCAACAGGGGGACCCTTAcagtccatgtagcccagtatctgtctaccgacagtggccaatgccaggtgcccctgagggagtgaacctaacaggcaatgatcaagtgatctctctcctgccatccatctccatcctctgatgaacagaggctagggacaccattcttacccatcctagctaatagccatttatggacttagccaccatgaatttatccagttcccttttaaacattgttatagtcctagccttcacaacctcctcaggtaaagagttccacacgttgactgtgcgctgcgtgaagaagaacttccttttatttgttttaaacctgctgcctattaatttcatttggtgacccctagttcttgtattatgggaataagtaaataacttttccttatccactttctcagcatcacgcatgattttatatactgctatcatatcccccccttagtcttctcttttccaagctgaagagtcctagcctctttaatctttcctcgtatgggaccctctccaaacccctaatcattttagttgcccttctctgaaccttttctagtgctagaatatcttttttgaggtgaggagaccacatctgtacacagtattcgagatgcgggcgtaccatggatttatataagggcaataatatagtcacagtcttattctctatcccctttttaatgattcctaacatcttgtttgcttttttgaccgtctctgcacactgcgtggacatcttcagagaactatccacgatgactccaagatctttttcctgcctcgttgtagctaaattagcccccatcatgttgtatgtatagttggggttattttttccaatgtgcattactttacatttattcacattaaatttcatttgccattttgttgcccaatcacttagttttgtgagatctttttgaagttcttcacaatctgctttggtcttaactatcttgaatagtttagtatctgcaaactttgccacctcactgtttacccctttctccagatcatttatgaataaattgaataggattggtcctaggactgacccttggggaacaccactagttacccctctccattctgagaatttaccattaattcctaccctttgttccctgtcctttaacca
The sequence above is a segment of the Mauremys mutica isolate MM-2020 ecotype Southern chromosome 12, ASM2049712v1, whole genome shotgun sequence genome. Coding sequences within it:
- the LOC123346762 gene encoding protein CD300H-like codes for the protein MRIFSVLLWILFPGCWAVMGPGTVSGPAGGSVAVRCRYRAGYEDYPKFWCREGLLAGWSCSNGHIVQINGSEAEVTNGRVSIRDNRTQRAFTVTVENLTPADAGTYLCGIGNYSERDPRTTLTLTVSPR